From the genome of Candidatus Zixiibacteriota bacterium, one region includes:
- a CDS encoding thiamine diphosphokinase, producing MRAAALFLHGRYLRRDLGFYRTLAQGRFTVAVDGGYRFFHAAGIFPNMLVGDFDSLRRVPSNLPERTVVARMPIRKDATDAELAVEYCLGEGFQSIDIVQPSFGEPDHYLGNVMLLRLVDRWSRRGRARVRARLVGRAEEILLIHDSRVTLRSCSGDRVSLIPLSSRVRYSCTGTDYAAHNVLVRPGQTVGLRNVITAAVARFNVVGEALLIHRWEVR from the coding sequence ATGCGAGCGGCGGCGCTTTTCCTTCACGGACGTTATCTGCGGCGCGATCTCGGGTTTTACCGCACGCTGGCTCAGGGGCGGTTCACCGTTGCGGTCGACGGCGGTTACCGATTCTTCCACGCCGCCGGGATCTTTCCGAATATGCTGGTCGGTGACTTCGATTCCCTTCGACGTGTTCCCTCCAATCTCCCGGAACGAACGGTGGTGGCGCGCATGCCGATCCGCAAGGACGCCACGGATGCCGAGCTGGCTGTGGAATATTGCTTGGGCGAGGGTTTTCAATCCATCGATATCGTGCAGCCTTCGTTTGGCGAGCCGGATCACTATCTCGGCAACGTGATGTTGCTTCGGCTTGTCGACCGGTGGAGTCGGCGCGGGAGGGCTCGAGTTCGAGCGCGCCTGGTTGGACGCGCCGAGGAGATCCTTTTGATTCACGATTCCCGCGTGACTTTGCGTTCGTGTTCCGGGGACCGTGTCTCGCTCATACCGTTGTCATCGCGGGTCCGGTACTCCTGTACCGGTACGGACTACGCAGCGCACAATGTGCTGGTTCGGCCGGGGCAGACGGTGGGGTTGAGAAACGTAATCACGGCCGCCGTGGCCAGGTTCAACGTTGTCGGAGAAGCACTTCTGATCCACCGGTGGGAGGTGAGATGA